From Mycolicibacterium nivoides, a single genomic window includes:
- a CDS encoding TetR/AcrR family transcriptional regulator — protein MTIDTTPQAARRPYAPRMAPAQRREHLLDAALRVIAEHGVGKVSMDSVAKQAGVTRPVVYKHFDDTNALLRASLVREEQRAVAQYRDAFPPASSQMALTERLRTLYANLLKMFEASPDLWRAILVLADSTTSAFRTRLEQGRELAANSIEALLTAQADGDSLPPDTDVELLARMMLSLILESGRLLLTDPDNYPRERLLAGADTAVTSLIRP, from the coding sequence GTGACGATAGACACAACCCCACAGGCGGCTCGGCGTCCCTACGCCCCGCGCATGGCACCGGCGCAGCGGCGCGAACACCTACTCGACGCCGCGCTCCGCGTGATCGCCGAACACGGCGTGGGCAAGGTATCGATGGACTCGGTCGCCAAGCAGGCAGGCGTCACGCGCCCGGTCGTCTACAAGCATTTCGACGATACGAACGCACTCCTGCGCGCGTCACTGGTCCGCGAAGAGCAGCGTGCCGTGGCCCAGTACCGGGACGCCTTTCCCCCGGCGTCGTCGCAGATGGCCCTCACCGAGCGGCTGCGGACGCTCTACGCGAACCTGCTGAAGATGTTCGAGGCCTCCCCCGACTTGTGGCGGGCGATCCTTGTGCTGGCCGATAGCACCACGTCGGCGTTCCGAACCCGCCTCGAGCAAGGCCGCGAACTCGCCGCGAACAGCATTGAGGCGTTGCTCACCGCCCAGGCCGACGGTGACAGCCTGCCCCCAGACACCGATGTCGAACTACTGGCCCGCATGATGCTGTCGCTGATCCTGGAGTCGGGAAGGCTACTGCTGACCGACCCCGACAACTACCCACGCGAACGCCTCCTGGCCGGAGCCGACACCGCCGTCACGAGCCTGATCCGACCCTAG
- a CDS encoding flavin-containing monooxygenase, which translates to MSIEDRQDRVCLIGAGYAGNGLAFALKRAGIAYDQLEATDRVGGNWSHGVYDSTHLISSKKSTQYVEFPMPEDYPTFPSGAQMLAYLQSYVEHFGLVDNIEFDTEVVRVRPVDANGSSGWYVELASGEVRRYRAVAIANGHYWQRNIPDYPGEFTGTVLHSKDYKRPEDFGPGGRVLVVGAGNSASDIAVEASATFGTADISMRRGYWFIPKTMFGIPSSEYDRIWWPMPLQRAVFKQMLRLSYGDYRRYGLRHPDHKLFTRDVTVNTSLMYALQHGKVRTRPEIDRFDGATVHFKDGSHADYDTVVWATGFRTRFPMLDESMFVWENGEPLLIEHVLVPRYASLYLWGLVAPRSGAGRIISQGAAFLAEAIPAQDRFDEPLADVVARWVPARSTMLAGSAEVLSHIRLLRQALRLLQVRAVLFPRSNPLLAASVKELTPQ; encoded by the coding sequence GTGAGCATCGAGGACCGACAGGATCGTGTGTGTCTGATCGGCGCGGGATACGCAGGAAACGGCCTGGCGTTCGCGCTCAAGCGCGCGGGAATCGCCTATGACCAGCTGGAGGCCACCGACCGGGTGGGCGGCAACTGGTCGCACGGGGTGTATGACTCCACCCACCTGATCAGTTCGAAGAAGTCCACGCAGTATGTCGAGTTTCCGATGCCAGAGGACTATCCGACTTTCCCGAGCGGCGCGCAGATGCTGGCCTACCTGCAGTCCTACGTCGAGCATTTCGGGTTGGTCGACAACATCGAGTTCGACACCGAAGTCGTGCGCGTTCGGCCCGTCGACGCGAACGGGTCGAGCGGCTGGTACGTCGAGCTGGCTTCGGGTGAGGTCCGACGGTATCGCGCTGTGGCGATCGCGAACGGCCACTACTGGCAACGCAACATCCCTGACTACCCGGGCGAGTTCACCGGGACGGTGCTGCACTCCAAGGACTACAAGCGCCCCGAAGACTTCGGCCCTGGGGGCAGGGTGCTGGTCGTCGGCGCCGGAAACTCCGCAAGCGACATCGCCGTCGAGGCCTCTGCCACCTTCGGGACCGCTGACATCTCGATGCGGCGCGGCTACTGGTTCATCCCGAAGACTATGTTCGGGATTCCGTCGTCGGAGTACGACCGCATCTGGTGGCCGATGCCGCTGCAACGTGCGGTGTTCAAACAGATGCTGCGGCTGAGCTACGGCGACTACCGCCGGTACGGCCTACGCCACCCGGACCACAAGCTGTTCACCCGCGACGTCACGGTCAACACCTCGCTGATGTACGCGCTGCAACACGGCAAGGTGCGCACCCGCCCGGAGATCGACCGGTTCGACGGTGCCACAGTTCATTTCAAGGACGGATCGCACGCGGACTACGACACCGTGGTGTGGGCGACCGGTTTCCGCACCAGGTTCCCGATGCTCGATGAGTCGATGTTCGTCTGGGAGAACGGGGAACCGCTGCTGATCGAGCATGTGCTGGTGCCTCGTTACGCGAGCCTGTACCTGTGGGGGCTCGTCGCACCGCGTTCGGGTGCGGGCCGGATCATCTCCCAGGGGGCGGCCTTTCTCGCCGAGGCGATTCCCGCGCAGGACCGATTCGATGAGCCGTTGGCCGATGTCGTCGCGCGGTGGGTCCCCGCCCGATCGACGATGCTCGCCGGCTCGGCCGAAGTCCTCAGCCACATCAGGCTGCTCCGTCAGGCACTGCGACTGCTCCAGGTGCGCGCGGTCCTATTCCCTCGCTCGAACCCGCTTCTCGCCGCCTCTGTCAAGGAGCTGACACCGCAATGA
- a CDS encoding acetoacetate decarboxylase family protein, with product MTDTAIKDYGLRGSIKQALRLGPPCGLLYRDAHYFTATVEVNTATMRRWLPPGVRPATPGRADVFTAWFPDCSYGSVYHEAGIFVHIKAGRRTGIHCPWMILDDDVALILGRELLGYPKKLGEIEWSGDGDTIAATASRRGHDLLTMRGTLGEALPDAPPILGRPHRNVTGTLGFALPRIVGFTPSEHPIETRRVHLDEFSLAGSDRDPIHLMGLGSVLEARLHRVNLSAGRPPIPRRPLTPLFSLTRLRPRVL from the coding sequence ATGACCGACACCGCCATCAAGGACTACGGACTGCGGGGCAGCATCAAACAAGCACTGCGCCTGGGCCCACCATGTGGGTTGCTCTACCGCGACGCCCACTATTTCACCGCCACCGTCGAAGTCAACACCGCGACGATGCGTCGCTGGCTGCCACCGGGCGTACGTCCGGCCACACCCGGACGAGCGGACGTGTTCACCGCGTGGTTCCCGGACTGCTCCTACGGGTCGGTCTATCACGAGGCGGGAATCTTCGTCCACATCAAGGCCGGCCGACGAACCGGGATCCACTGCCCGTGGATGATTCTCGACGACGACGTCGCGCTGATCCTCGGACGGGAACTGCTCGGCTACCCCAAGAAGCTCGGCGAGATCGAGTGGAGCGGCGACGGCGACACGATCGCGGCAACAGCCAGCCGCCGCGGGCACGATCTCCTAACCATGCGCGGAACTCTCGGTGAAGCGCTCCCCGACGCACCGCCGATCCTCGGGCGGCCGCACCGCAACGTGACCGGCACGCTCGGGTTCGCCCTGCCACGGATCGTCGGATTCACCCCCAGCGAGCATCCGATCGAAACGCGACGGGTACACCTCGACGAGTTCTCGCTCGCCGGATCCGATCGCGACCCGATCCACCTGATGGGCCTCGGCTCCGTTCTCGAGGCCCGGCTGCACCGCGTCAATCTCTCCGCTGGCAGGCCACCGATCCCACGTCGCCCTCTGACCCCGCTGTTCTCCCTGACCCGACTTCGACCGAGAGTGCTGTGA
- a CDS encoding SDR family NAD(P)-dependent oxidoreductase has product MTIPLPTPDSRVVITGASSGIGEALAESFARRGHSLILIARREDRLHALAETLKTRYIVDVDVDACDLADASARTLLLGRLLDRDISVACLNAGFATYGAIADLDAIREHEEVELNVVAVHDFVVALLPRMLGRSSGGILITGSTAGNQPSPNNATYAATKAFANTLSESLHGELAGTGVTCTLLAPGPVRTEFGAVADLGAIEKRLPGFAWVTAEQAAEAAVRGLESGKRRVVPGATAKLQDVGGKYTPRSILNPILRKVYGDLR; this is encoded by the coding sequence ATGACCATCCCCCTTCCCACCCCTGATTCCCGGGTCGTGATCACCGGCGCATCCAGCGGAATCGGCGAAGCGCTCGCCGAATCTTTTGCCAGACGCGGACATTCGCTGATCCTCATCGCTCGACGGGAGGACCGCCTCCACGCGTTGGCCGAGACGTTGAAGACTCGGTACATCGTCGACGTCGATGTCGACGCCTGCGATCTCGCTGACGCTTCTGCGCGGACTCTTCTTCTCGGCCGCTTGCTCGATCGCGATATCTCGGTGGCCTGTCTGAACGCCGGCTTCGCCACCTACGGAGCGATCGCCGACCTCGACGCCATCCGGGAGCACGAGGAAGTCGAGCTCAACGTCGTTGCGGTCCACGACTTCGTGGTGGCACTCCTACCGCGCATGCTCGGCCGATCCTCGGGAGGGATTCTCATCACCGGCTCCACCGCGGGGAACCAGCCCAGCCCCAACAATGCGACCTACGCCGCTACCAAGGCGTTCGCCAACACCTTGTCCGAGTCCCTCCACGGTGAGCTCGCCGGCACCGGCGTCACGTGCACGCTGCTCGCTCCGGGACCGGTGCGGACGGAGTTCGGAGCGGTCGCTGATCTCGGCGCGATCGAAAAGAGGCTGCCCGGCTTCGCGTGGGTGACTGCGGAACAGGCCGCTGAGGCCGCGGTGCGCGGACTCGAGTCGGGCAAGCGTCGAGTCGTACCGGGCGCGACCGCGAAGCTGCAGGACGTGGGCGGCAAGTACACCCCGCGCTCGATCCTCAACCCGATCCTGCGCAAGGTGTACGGGGATCTCCGATGA
- a CDS encoding NADH:flavin oxidoreductase, giving the protein MTESILTEPFRLPCGQILPNRIAKAAMSEQLAHRDGTASDKLRRLYAVWASGGAGLLLSGNIMIDRDALTEPGNVILDDARDLDAIRAWTGSTAGTAAKMWAQINHPGKVAVSPFNRRPVAPSARRSPVPGYNIRKPRELTGADIDRLIRKFARTAGLAVAGGFDGVQVHAAHGYLLSQFLSPLSNLRDDEWGGDEQRRMKLLLETVAAVRETVGDEVPVAVKLNSTDFLRGGFTNEQALNVALALADAGIDLLEISGGGYEQPAMTGVAVGQASDESGDGYFIDFARQIRGHSTVPLILTGGLRVPRAMESIVEDGTVDMIGIGRPLTFVPDYPRQILAGHTPTLPKSAPRLGYRPADGYLELAWHNNQLHRIAAGKTPQRTPGLHTIGRAITRISIAAGKQAVIPR; this is encoded by the coding sequence ATGACCGAATCCATTCTCACCGAACCCTTCCGGCTGCCCTGCGGCCAGATCCTGCCGAACCGGATCGCCAAGGCCGCGATGAGTGAACAACTCGCCCACCGCGACGGCACCGCAAGCGACAAACTCCGCCGGCTCTACGCCGTGTGGGCCAGCGGCGGAGCCGGGCTGTTGCTGTCGGGGAACATCATGATCGACCGGGACGCACTCACCGAACCCGGCAACGTCATCCTCGACGACGCCCGCGACCTCGACGCCATCCGGGCCTGGACCGGTTCGACTGCGGGTACCGCCGCCAAGATGTGGGCGCAGATCAACCACCCCGGCAAGGTCGCGGTCTCACCGTTCAACCGCCGGCCGGTCGCACCGTCGGCACGCCGTAGCCCTGTGCCCGGCTACAACATCCGCAAACCACGCGAGTTGACCGGCGCCGACATCGACCGGCTGATCCGCAAGTTCGCGCGCACCGCCGGACTCGCCGTCGCCGGAGGCTTCGACGGGGTTCAGGTGCACGCCGCCCACGGGTACCTGCTCTCCCAGTTCCTCTCGCCGCTTTCGAACCTCCGCGACGATGAGTGGGGAGGCGACGAACAGCGCCGGATGAAACTGCTGCTCGAGACGGTCGCGGCGGTCCGTGAGACCGTCGGCGACGAGGTCCCCGTCGCCGTCAAGCTGAACTCCACGGACTTCCTGCGTGGTGGATTCACCAATGAGCAGGCCCTCAACGTTGCTCTGGCCCTTGCTGACGCCGGGATCGACCTGCTCGAGATCAGCGGCGGCGGCTACGAACAGCCCGCTATGACCGGCGTCGCCGTGGGCCAAGCATCCGATGAGTCGGGAGACGGCTACTTCATCGACTTCGCCCGCCAGATCCGCGGACACTCCACTGTTCCTCTCATCCTCACCGGAGGACTGCGTGTACCCCGCGCGATGGAGTCGATCGTCGAGGATGGCACCGTCGACATGATCGGGATCGGACGCCCGCTGACCTTCGTCCCCGACTACCCGCGGCAGATCCTTGCCGGACACACCCCCACGCTGCCCAAGAGCGCGCCGCGCCTCGGATACCGCCCCGCCGACGGGTACCTCGAACTCGCCTGGCACAACAACCAATTGCACCGAATCGCCGCGGGCAAGACACCCCAACGCACCCCCGGCCTGCACACCATCGGCCGCGCCATCACGCGCATCTCCATCGCAGCTGGAAAGCAGGCGGTCATTCCCCGCTGA